In the genome of Mytilus edulis chromosome 3, xbMytEdul2.2, whole genome shotgun sequence, one region contains:
- the LOC139514762 gene encoding protein pellino-like: MDGPFIKLKMGCELSVYVDSDLPTHCYNPCGHRASKNTAKYWSQVPVPHGCQGFQTVCPFCATPLLDPPFIQLIFQDNIE; the protein is encoded by the exons ATG GATGGTCCATTTATAAAGTTAAAGATGGGATGTGAACTAAGTGTTTATGTAGATTCTGACCTTCCTACTCATTGCTATAATCCATGTGGTCACAGGGCATCTAAAAACACAGCAAA ATACTGGTCACAAGTTCCTGTCCCTCATGGTTGTCAAGGTTTCCAGACAGTTTGTCCATTCTGTGCGACACCATTATTAGATCCTCCATTTATTCAGTTGATATTCCAGGACAACATTGAATAA